In the genome of Apodemus sylvaticus chromosome 2, mApoSyl1.1, whole genome shotgun sequence, one region contains:
- the LOC127677499 gene encoding putative vomeronasal receptor-like protein 4, giving the protein MFSLNNVLYFQAGLGALANIFLLFFYTIIILCHRPKPMDLISCQLTFVHTMMFFTGGNVWLTDLFGSLNIENDFICKATFYINRVMRGLSICITCLLSVVQAIMISPSASLLAKFKHKLKKYIIYALFYFWSFNLSFSSNRIFYVGAYTNVSETSQVKVTKFCSLFPMNHIIRGLILTMTTLRDIFLVGVMLTTSAYMVIILWRHQRQCKHLHSISHLRASPEKRATQTILLLVFFFVVTYWVDFIISSTSVLLWIYNPVILTIQKFMMNAYPTITPLVQISSDNRINITPKNRQKLCH; this is encoded by the coding sequence ATGTTTTCATTGAATAATGTCCTTTATTTCCAAGCTGGACTTGGTGCCCTAGccaatatatttcttttgtttttctacacTATTATAATCCTGTGTCACAGACCTAAGCCCATGGACTTGATCTCCTGTCAATTGACCTTCGTTCACACAATGATGTTCTTCACTGGAGGGAATGTTTGGCTTACAGATTTATTCGGGTCATTGAACATTGAGAATGACTTCATATGTAAGGCAACTTTTTACATAAACAGAGTGATGAGAGGCCTTTCTATCTGCATCACCTGCCTTCTGAGTGTAGTCCAGGCTATCATGATCAGTCCAAGTGCCTCACTGTTGGCAAAATTCaaacataaactaaaaaaatACATCATCTATGCTTTGTTCTATTTTTGGTCTTTCAATTTGTCATTCAGCAGTAACCGGATCTTCTATGTAGGTGCTTATACCAATGTGAGTGAGACCAGCCAGGTGAAGGTCACTAAATTCTGCTCACTCTTCCCCATGAACCACATCATCAGGGGACTGATTTTAACAATGACAACCTTAAGAGACATATTTCTCGTAGGAGTCATGCTGACCACAAGTGCATACATGGTGATTATCTTGTGGAGACATCAGAGGCAATGCAAGCATCTTCATAGCATCAGCCACCTGAGAGCATCCCCTGAGAAAAGAGCCACCCAGACCATCTTGCTGCTGGTGTTTTTCTTTGTGGTCACATACTGGGTGGACTTCATCATCTCATCCACCTCAGTCCTGTTATGGATATACAACCCAGTCATCCTGACTATTCAAAAGTTTATGATGAATGCCTATCCCACAATTACTCCTTTGGTACAAATCAGTTCTGATAACCGAATAAACATTACGCCAAAAAATAGGCAAAAATTATGCcactag